Part of the Sporosarcina sp. FSL K6-2383 genome is shown below.
GGAATACGGACATGCTAAGGGATTACTATTTTCTCAGCTAGGACAAGACTTGGACAAGCGTAAATTTGCAATTGTTAACGCAGATGATGCATGGAGTGCGAAGTTGAAGGAAATGACGTCGTATCCTATCTTGTCTTTTGGTATCCATAATGACGCCGTGTTCCGCGGGACGGATATTGTGTTAGCAGCGGATGGAACATCGTTTACACTGACTGCACCAGATGGGGAATTTAAAGTCGCAATGCAGTTGATTGGTGAATTCAGTGTGTATAACGCATTGGCTGTCATTGCAGCGCTGTCTGTGAAAGGACTGGCAACAGCTGATATCATCGGCTATCTTGCACAAGTACCTGCTGTGAAAGGTCGTATGGAGCGGGTGCAGACTGAATTGCCATTAACGATCTATGTTGATTATGCGCATTCACCTGATGCCATAGAAAAAGCGATTGCTGCTGTTCTTCCTTATAAAAAGGCTGACAGCAAGCTCATTTTTGTCATTGGTACTGGCGGCAACCGCGATCGCGTGAAGCGTCCAATTATGGCGGAAAAAGCATCAGTTGCAGACTACGTTATTTTGACGACAGATGACCCGCGTGACGAGCCATACGAGTCCATTGTAGGGGAGTTAGCGGCGGGTATGCAGCACAAAGGCTTTGCTTGTATCGGCGATCGCGAAGAAGCAGTACGCCATGCTGTTGAAGTGGCGGAGCGTGGAGATATACTTATTTTTGCCGGTAAAGGGCATGAGGACTATCAAATCATCGGTTCTACAAAATACCCACACTCCGACGCGGAAATCGCGCTGGCAGAGGCAGAGAAGAAATTTGGTACGGGTATAGTGGAGAAATAAATGCGGGGAGTCATCCTGTTATGAGAAGAAAACGCTCAGAAAAATCTGAGCGTTTTTTGACGTATATTTACAGAGTTTATCTTACTAAAGTACACGGTTAGTTAGAGTATCTTAATTCTTGATCTATCACACTAAAAAACATTAATTAAAATAACCAAACGAAAGGTAGAAACAGCCAATAGTCATCAATATTTGTAATGCTTACATACCAAAGTATTATTCCAATGATTACAAAAGGCGCATTTTTCCAACCTTTCTTCACCCAA
Proteins encoded:
- a CDS encoding UDP-N-acetylmuramoyl-L-alanyl-D-glutamate--2,6-diaminopimelate ligase, whose product is MDTATLLSVLAVKQVAGVTPLTVTDIAVDSRAVSAGGVFVCIEGFTVDGHDYVDKAVANGARVIVASKPVAVDLDKVAVVTVDDTSRAISLLASRFYNYPSKQMMMIGVTGTNGKTSVSGIIQAILQLAGEKSAASGTIGFNVDGTLYETDNTTPDTLTTQGMIAQAVAEGCKTMTMEVSSHGLVEGRLAGVEFDIAIFTNLTHDHLDFHGTMEEYGHAKGLLFSQLGQDLDKRKFAIVNADDAWSAKLKEMTSYPILSFGIHNDAVFRGTDIVLAADGTSFTLTAPDGEFKVAMQLIGEFSVYNALAVIAALSVKGLATADIIGYLAQVPAVKGRMERVQTELPLTIYVDYAHSPDAIEKAIAAVLPYKKADSKLIFVIGTGGNRDRVKRPIMAEKASVADYVILTTDDPRDEPYESIVGELAAGMQHKGFACIGDREEAVRHAVEVAERGDILIFAGKGHEDYQIIGSTKYPHSDAEIALAEAEKKFGTGIVEK